GACCTTATGGACACCTGCTGCATCAGTTACAGTACGACGCAGCTGTTCTAATCTTGTCTCAATTGAATCGCTACCGCCACCCGATGAAAAACGGCGCGAGAGATTTAGCTCAACATTATCACCAACATGCTTGAGGTCCAGCAAAATGGTGCCTCGTGGAATTTCACTGGCAAGACCCGTTTGTTCTTCTGCGGGCTCTGGTCCTCTAAGCAACTCAGAGACAGCATCTTCCAATTTATCAGTCGAAGATGTGGCGCGAGAAACAGGCACCAGGGATGGTTGCCCGTTTTGATCAGTTTTGACGAACCAAACACGCACCTGGTGTTTAGAGTCGTCCATCATAGCGTTAGAGTT
The Candidatus Obscuribacterales bacterium DNA segment above includes these coding regions:
- a CDS encoding GerMN domain-containing protein, with protein sequence MNKPRLILNAVAAIGTIALLSACTNFLNHLDANSNAMMDDSKHQVRVWFVKTDQNGQPSLVPVSRATSSTDKLEDAVSELLRGPEPAEEQTGLASEIPRGTILLDLKHVGDNVELNLSRRFSSGGGSDSIETRLEQLRRTVTDAAGVHKVYLNVEGERLLTAAGEGIEVRQPIN